From a single Rutidosis leptorrhynchoides isolate AG116_Rl617_1_P2 chromosome 5, CSIRO_AGI_Rlap_v1, whole genome shotgun sequence genomic region:
- the LOC139847172 gene encoding B3 domain-containing protein Os01g0234100-like, translating into MAGESNSPIQNSDDRLIHHEHTSSSPEANFTISQLATPETPNPSPNSNGVLSSVGKRRKSRPVRYGGSTFVVERSNSPSNFNSSVVDDSTRDCSSSKKQNSVNFSPALIRATQVQSSLGTEKPSCVKLMLRAHVDPGYWMGFPQWFGKSFLPKIECEMVLEDENDSIHLLRYNADKSGLSGGWKKFAAGHNLAEGDALVFHLVESYKFKVYIIRANDLNLVDGALDLLNLEAPPQQKNTPSSTKKKTKRRKSDPLNAAQKKHKTTTPSHISIHPREQSNDSEEVGSEVLEGSRPNKPEASFQELENFKDFHVMVNGVCIDSELTDDVRLDYYKLCVYKKELLHDSVSKNRNHKLVAGMIGETVNIANKIKNCKFTTSKEEFDAWDNSLKSFFQLDMKVEFLRDMILALSRLVFESEDRVDIEKYVESKNKLEQIEDEIKSVKEKLIELNEASRKLKGVVDGLKQKSRMHEAKFQELLDVPW; encoded by the exons ATGGCCGGAGAATCCAATTCACCGATTCAAAACTCCGATGATCGTCTCATCCATCACGAACATACATCCAGTTCTCCAGAAGCCAATTTCACCATCTCTCAATTGGCTACACCCGAAACCCCTAACCCTAGCCCTAATTCTAACGGCGTATTATCTTCAGTG GGCAAACGCAGAAAATCGAGGCCGGTGAGATATGGCGGTTCTACATTTGTTGTTGAGAGGTCAAATTCACCTTCTAATTTTAACAGTTCT GTTGTTGACGATTCTACAAGGGACTGTTCGAG CTCAAAGAAACAGAATTCTGTTAATTTCTCGCCGGCGTTGATTCGAGCTACACAGGTTCAGTCTAGTTTAGGAACCGAAAAGCCTAGCTGTGTAAAGTTGATGCTAAGAGCACATGTTGACCCTGGTTATTGGATg GGCTTTCCACAGTGGTTTGGCAAGTCGTTTTTACCGAAAATAGAATGTGAGATGGTACTTGAAGATGAAAATGATAGTATTCATCTTCTTAGATACAATGCTGACAAAAGTGGACTTAGTGGCGGATGGAAAAAGTTTGCAGCTGGGCACAACTTGGCTGAAGGAGATGCTCTGGTTTTTCATTTAGTTGAATCGTACAAATTTAAG GTTTATATAATTAGAGCGAATGATTTGAACCTAGTAGACGGTGCTCTTGATCTTTTGAATTTGGAGGCGCCCCCACAACAAAAGAACACACCATCTTCTACAAAAAAGAAAACCAAGCGTCGTAAGTCGGATCCGTTAAATGCCGCTCAAAAGAAGCACAAAACAACTACACCGTCACACATTTCCATCCACCCTAGGGAGCAATCAAACGACAGTGAAGAAGTTGGTTCAGAAGTTCTAGAAGGTTCTAGACCTAATAAACCAGAAGcttcatttcaagaacttgaaaacTTTAAAGACTTCCATGTCATGGTCAATGGGGTGTGCATTGACTCCGAGCTTACAGATGATGTCAGACTGGACTACTACAAACTATGCGTATACAAAAAGGAGCTTCTTCACGATTCTGTTTCTAAAAACAGGAATCACAAATTGGTAGCAGGAATGATTGGTGAAACTGTAAACATTGCTAACAAGATTAAGAATTGCAAGTTCACCACATCTAAGGAAGAATTCGATGCGTGGGATAATTCCCTTAAATCGTTCTTCCAGTTAGATATGAAAGTTGAATTTTTACGTGATATGATACTTGCACTATCGAGACTCGTCTTTGAATCAGAAGATAGGGTTGATATTGAAAAATATGTGGAATCTAAGAACAAATTGGAACAAATTGAAGATGAGATAAAAAGTGTGAAGGAAAAGCTCATTGAACTGAATGAGGCTTCTAGAAAGTTGAAAGGCGTTGTAGATGGCTTGAAACAGAAAAGTAGGATGCACGAGGCGAAGTTCCAAGAACTGCTTGATGTACCATGGTAA
- the LOC139847744 gene encoding protein DOG1-like 3 — protein MIPTSRNERLQSGFHHWISIQRNNLKELLHALTVANGGDVELFRHLADKNIQHLIDHQQIKSGCDIYSSVWGTSLENSLFWIGGFKPSIYIRLASSITGMEPEMLVGLKKLKVADGETSACGVDTEKYSSTQLKLMKDLNANTVSREAQISSRMTNFQEGGCIEPRIVIASNNSNHELELALAAHGVELSSIVVDADELRVTVLKELMHILTPIQGIRLLIASYRLHLSIHECGRK, from the exons ATGATCCCAACCTCAAGAAACGAGCGTTTACAATCAGGCTTCCATCACTGGATATCAATACAACGCAACAACCTCAAAGAACTTCTTCACGCCCTCACGGTGGCTAACGGCGGCGACGTCGAACTATTCCGGCATCTCGCCGACAAAAACATCCAACACTTAATCGACCACCAGCAAATTAAATCCGGGTGCGACATCTACTCTTCGGTTTGGGGAACATCTTTGGAGAACTCTTTGTTTTGGATTGGTGGATTTAAGCCGTCGATTTATATCCGACTGGCTTCTTCGATTACCGGAATGGAACCGGAGATGTTGGTCGGATTGAAAAAGTTGAAAGTTGCTGATGGGGAGACAAGTGCGTGTGGGGTGGATACAGAGAAGTATAGTAGTACGCAACTAAAATTGATGAAAGATCTTAATGCTAATACTGTTTCCCGTGAAGCACAAATTTCTTCCAGGATGACTAATTTTCAG GAAGGCGGCTGTATTGAGCCACGAATTGTGATAGCCAGCAACAACTCCAATCATGAGCTGGAATTAGCGTTGGCTGCTCATGGGGTCGAACTCAGTAGCATTGTGGTCGATGCTGATGAACTCAGGGTTACTGTATTGAAGGAGTTGATGCATATTCTCACACCGATTCAAGGGATTCGTCTTTTGATTGCATCATATAGACTTCATCTTTCCATTCATGAATGTGGCAGAAAATAG